The region GCCATCATAGCCGCGACCATGGAACCAGCTTTCCCTGACTGCTGCCCAACAGTCGGGGAAATCAGCCTTCCCTCACTGTTGGCGGTCGGGAAAGactggttttattttttttattttaattaaatttgttttattataataaaataaaaaataatacaaataaataaattctaaatatctgtattttaagtaattataaattaactaattttaaattttaaatcatgttgaattttttatacttaaaattttttaaaattaattaatttatcttattgatttttttaaaaattaattaatttatcttattgaattaggtaaagatacatatatttaaaaaaaaatattttaaataatgatagaatttttaaatttatcttattgaattaggtaaagatatatataattaaaaaaaattattttaaatgatgatagaatttttagatatgtgtatctttaagtaattcaataaaataaattaactaattttaaatttttttaagtattgaaaatttaacacctaattacaatgatttaaaatttaaaattagttaaattataattacttaaaaggtaaatatttaaaatttatttatttgtattattttttaattttatattattataataaaaaaatttaaaaattaaaatttaatgaaattagGTTTGGACCCTGCACCTCGCGATGCGGAGGTTTGAGAATCCTCCATATCGCGAGGTGCGGAGATTTGAGAAATTCTCGCACCTCACGATGCGAGGGTTGCTGAGGTGCGGGGGTGTTTCCATGGTTGTGGCTATCATGGCCGCAGCCATGAAacttgtgtgtatatatatatatatataggtgtgtgagtgtgtatacagtatatatatttatatgtatgtatgtgtgtatatggtaCGGGAAAAAAAGAGATGCAAGGCGATGAGAGGTGATCGGATGAGAGGGTTGGCTGCGAGGgtaaaataggtattttaaaattattaaaaaatttaattgaacgTGAACTGTGAAGAGTAATTATTCGGActgcgaatagaatttctctAATGTTTGTGGGCAGGGTAAGTATGAAGGTTCCTTCGTGGGCCCCACATGCTCTCCCATGCATATGTATACATCTATTAATTCGAGTCTAGCTTCGCTAGCTGTAGCTGGCCGGCCAAGAGTACTGGTAGatcccaatcccaatcccaTCAAGGATTTCAGGTTCAATAAGCTTCAAGATCAATGAAAGGAAGGACCAATTAAGGAGATAGAGATAGCCCTCAAGGTGGCAACTCGACCGACGATCGAGAGTCAAGTTTATAAGGATTGGAGGTTGGAACAGAGTGTTGTGTCTCACATTAGGTGTGGGTTATTGCTTGACATTGAAGTGTTGTTTAGCCAAtcactcattttttttaatagtttggGTGGTCTGGTACGTTGTTCAATAAAAGTAAGACAAGAATCAATGAACCAACTTAATTCCAAGTAATCAGAACCTCATTTGGACTAATTAAATCTTTGAACAATTAATTGTattgttctgttctgttctaCGAGTAATTAGGGCATGATTTCGGTGTCATTGCTACATTTCCTTTGAAGTCTTATTTGGTTTTACTTTAGCAGCCAGTCGagggtttaattcattttcattttcgaAGTTTGTGATTAGTACTGCAGCTTGTCAAGTCTTGTTAGAATATATTAAAGAAGTGCCTATTTTCAAGATAGTGGTTTTCAATTAAAGCCCATATAatgatttattatataattcttaattaattaagttctaATCcgttttaattattaatatatgtattaGCCTCTGGCTATTTGAGAAGAAgaattccttcttcttcttgctcttaCCCCTCCAATTAATAGCTCACTTTAGTGTTCATTTGTGGTACTTCCTATCCCTAAtccataacttttttttatattaatgttCATTATCCTAAGTGTGTGATTAAAAATGAATAGGTTAATGGTGTTCTCATATTAAAACTTGgtctaaattttgatttttgttaaaacttggtctattttttaatttttttgtcaaattatgTTAAAGAATTAACATATGAATACCATAATCACttgatatatattaaaattaactaaaacccataatttagtaattttagaGTTTAGAATAATGTATATGTCACATGCAGCAtattttgttaacaaaatttgatgaaaaattaaaagatgaactaaattttaacaaaaaatcaatatttagtagttataataataacaattaaaatataaaaaataatttattagggAGTACAAAATTTACAAAAGCGACAATTAATGTAATTTATGTCACTATGTACCGTCATAGAAGATTAAATTTTGAAAGCAATAATTAAGATGGTTGCTTTTATGTATGTGGGTGTTCCTCGTGGACTGAAATTAGATTGTGCAATTTGGAACAATCGGCCCAATCACCAATACCTattgttttaattgttgtaacAAATAAGCATTTCCAGCAAAACCCATCATTTAGGACTCAaaaataagggttttttttttttttttttttttggggggggggggggtggggtaagtaaacaaatataatatgtaaCACATCCTTATTCTAATAATTAGGGATAAagcaaaattttagtttaactGAAATAATGGAACCAAATGAACCGAAATTTCtgatttggttcaatttaaGCTAATGATCGATTTGGTTcagtttttaaatttgataatttcgATTATTTTGGTTCGACTCGATCTTCATCatattaaaaaagattaaaataactgaatcaattaaaataccatttttacTCAAAGTAAGACAATTTCTTACCCTTATAGAATTTGGTCCActtgatcttttgttttttagttTCAAAATACAGGTTTAGTTTTTAGGATGGTTTGGGGAACAACCTTTTTTAAACGGTTTgagcttcttttttttgttaccttaaaaattaaattccatgTGTTTTGGACTTTTAAGCACTCTAAAAACATGTTagttttctttcaaattaaattttatttgttaatatagtatttgttaactaagatatagattaaaaaaagtaaaatgtgaaaaacattttaaataaaagtgtttttttattatatttgttaaatttatctagtgtttcttgaaaaaagaaGACATATGACTTCTTATCTAGTATTtttcggataaatttatcttcaatttatctttctttctatataaatttatcttgaatcttacaataaaaaaaaataacgcaCATGTCTTTTCAGTGAATTGCAAAAactttaacaaacagtttgataaaaattttagaatgattcacaattttattttgactatttcatattttgatttgaaaagcATTCTaactttttcttaataaaaaggGTAATAAATTCTTAGTAATTTAAACGGTgagacaaaaaaagaaagaggtaATCACGGACTTCTGGGATGaagaggagagaaaataaaagacagatgaaaaataaatttgaagataatttagttattttaaaaagtttaatcatgttaaaaaaatgataaaaggtAAAAGTAAAGCgagtttaataaaattaagaaaaatatttatcatttcaaaaaaatatatgcatGAGCTTCTTCGGCGTGAGTGGAATTTATCTTAACTCttccctttttttatttttgtgaggtAATTAAAATTAAGGTTAAAATACACTTAAATCCTTTAGTCTCGATTATTTATATGGAGATCATCTACAGTTAACAAATATTTCTATTGACTTTTATAACTTGCTTGTTATGCTTAGGCACCACAACTGTTAGTTAAAAATGTCTCTAGAAAGTCCCCACAGACGTAGCACGAATGGCAATCAGGTAATAGATTGCAGATAAAGATGTAAGTTTGAGTCATAACAGTCACAGTGTGGAAATTTCATCCTTATGTAGGGTGGCTCCTTATGAGCATTATGCACTGTGTCTCCTACTTGGTGTGCCGTCGTGTACCGTGATTAACCCCTCTCACATGCGCGGAACAGTGTGTGGGAGCGCTTAAGGTAAGGGAATTCACCTTTTACAAACAAAAATGTCTCTAGAAAAGATACATTTGAGGGGCTTGAtgagatatatacatttggaaaagatataaaaagaaaagttttGCATTCTTGAAGGCTGGGCTTAGCAACTTCATGAGGAGGAGGTTAACTGCCTTGATTTAGCCCAGACCACTGTAATTCATTTGAATTTCACAACAACTTCACCATGATATCAGGCAATATATGAGATTCTAAGACCAACTTCTTGTAACCTTTTTTTATGGACGTAATTTATTCTTTTGAGGTCtgtaatctctttttttttttatatattttttttgaaatgataCTGATAAATCTATCGAGTAAGGGCAAAATAGAAATTTCTCATATTAGGCTAATAAACCCGACACAGTTGATAGGTGCAAGTATTGTATGCTTTGTAAAATATTAACTAGACTAACTTATTTGTTCACTAAATGTTGGTGGtgtgattttatatatatatatagatatatagatacGATGATTGAGGCATAGGACAAGGCCTCTTAATGGAAAGCCTGAAGACCATGGACGGCAGCCTGCAGGCAACCGGATCAGCCACAAACGAACGACCAGCACGAGAAGCAAGGGCGGTAATcccaaggagaagaagaagaagaaaacgaaTGTCATAAATTAGCTAGCCTATTTTTCCATGGTACCTGTCACCAATAATAATTAACCCTTAATGTGACATGAGAATGAATGTCGTTTCCatatttttcattcaattcTTCGGCCTCAGCCTCAGCGTGCTTGTTTTGATTACACTTTAATTATTTGATCCAACAAGTCCTAGCTAGAGCTAGCTAGCTCCATCTGGATTCATTCATTTGATCGCTCTGGGTAGATTGGAACCTTTAAAGCCCCGAAAGCAACACCAAAAGCAGCCACCACCACTAGGCGCATATCTGTACCAATCAAATCAATTACTAGCTAGCAATACAAAGATGGCTCGAAATAGAGAAGGATGGATGTGGTCGCGGTTTTGTCATGAAAAGGGCTCTCGTGATAACCCACAACTCACTCTTGATTCGTATTACCCACATAGTCAAAATATGGTTGCCTCTTGTGGACCAAATATTGTCTCTTTTAACTTAAGAGGGACGCACAGGAACATAGCTGTGGCCGCACGATTTTATTGTCAAAAACAAGAGAGTGTGGCTCGTTGCTTATAATCTACTAATCACCGTTGACCTGCACCAATGTACGATAATTGTCCCTCTCCCAACACTGTCAAATTCTTTTTAGTTTCTCAGTACAATATCAGCCTCTTTTACTAGAAGGCCGGAATGAACAGAGCATGAATATAATCTTGTTGAAAAGGCTTGAAAGGACAGATCGATGTGGCAACTAGCAAGAACAGAGCATAAATGTTTTAAACTATAACCAAACCACAAAATCTTCATTCCTGTattcttgtatttattttttgtgttcttCACTACAAGAACAAAGCATATATGAATGTTTGGAAAAATTAATATAGGATCTTAGGAATGCATTCAGTCAGGAGTCAGGTCCCATGATTAGCAAATTCACTCCACTAGTAGTTCAGCTTCCTGAACCTCAAATCAGAggattttatttgagaacaAACCTTCAGAGAAGTACTCCACACAAGCTTATTTGTCTGGCTCAATAAGACatactataatttctttaaccACTACTAAAAATGCACCTCTTAAAGAGATCTCTAATCATATAATAACCTTTTCCACTTGAAGTTTCATATCCAAGAAATAGAATTTTAGTACCTTATATTTAAAGGGTAATTAAATAGAAGTTTCCTATATAGCCAGATCATTATTCACAAGAGATATTGAGCTTGTCACCCTGTCTTAGTTAGGTGGGAAAAAGTAGTTGGCTGCTGAGGGAGTGGTCTACTATGAATACGCGCATATAactatatatgtttgtgtgcaTATATCTGTCCACACAAACTAAAAGGGTTTTGTTTTAAAGATTCTAGCCTGCTTATGAaatacttacatatatatatatatatacgagtCAGAGAACATTCTGTACAGTACTTGTGGGGTTTCGGAACAGTTGGATATTTAGTTGTTAATTTCCATGAACCATAACATTGTATTAGTGATTTAGTGTCTGCTTTTAACTACTACCCACCTGTTTATCCTCAGAGTAAAGATCTCTCCAACTCATTTCGAGTTGAGAAAATCTCTCCCAAATGCATAATATGATCACCTCCAAACTGTCAAAATCAAACTAGCAGATATTGGCTTCTTTGAGTTTGATGAATTCTTCCACTAGTTTTGTCCAAATTCATGAACCGTATCTGATTGTTTAATATATGGACTTTGCAACTTACCGAGTGTTCTCTCTTTCTGTTGTGCAAGTCCAAGATCATATTGCAGATTTCATACTATATATATGATTCAACTAATTactaattaacaaataaatcaGTGGACTTCAATTGGGTATGCACATTAATTATTAGTTTGTAAGTTTCTGACAATAGATAAATGTGAAACCGCGTAGATTAAAAGAAAGATAATTAATGACCCCATCAGCAGCCTGGTCAGACCACTTCCATGCTAGACATTCCGAGTGATGAGTGCCATGGCCAGCCCCCACCATGAGATTCATTGTCCCAGCTTCAACCAACATCTGGAATAATATTATTGTGGTGAAGATTCCCATATATTGCCTTTGAGGGTCGCACACATATTAAACAAGATCAgtgataattaattatgaattagCCGATAATAGTATAATCATCGATGTAACATGTCTCCTCCACAAAAATAGTtatcaaattaaaaagataatgCTGCCCTAGATCCAAGCTGTAAATTGATTTGCTAAAGGCATGtgcttcttttttaatttattttttctaatgaaAGTTTATTGATTaactcaacatatatatatatatacatatatttcaaAAGCTGTTTTGACTTCTCCACCACTTTCAATAACTTCAGTCACACATTTTTGTAAGAAAACGATGTTTGACATGTGCTGATTATTGGTCTTAGTTACTGAAATTTCTCCCATCAACTAATTCATGTTACGTTCCCTAATTGGAATAAATTATTACGCTTAGAGAGAGATCCAGAGTTTCATAACTTAATTCCTTCATCTTAATTACTTTTTTCGttcatttcattttgttctGTTTAATTTGCTGTCAAGGTAGCTTCAAACCAACTCAAACAATGaagttgatttttttgtttttgttaatttagTATTAGAAACCATTTGACTTGACCTTATTACATATTGTTATAATAAAGATTAATTATATAAGTACTCTTGCAAAAATTCCAACCGGCCAATTTACCAACTTTTAGCCACCCTTGCAAGAATTATCTGGGTTCAAGAGTCACCATATCTATCTTtttctgcatatatatatatatatatatatatgtagcatCAATCTGCACATTGGTatttaaggaaagaaaaagaatggaaacaaaaaaaaacctcCAAGTGACGTATATCCTAATAGGAAAGCATAGTGATCAATTTATCCGGAAAAGAGACTTAATTATCTCTGTTCCTGTTCCCATTGTCTTCTTTCTCAATCACAATAATCTGCTTCATTAAGTAGTAAATAACAAGAATTGAATTCCAAACATGACCCAAGACCATTAACTTAACCTTCagcaatttttcatttataaatatatagtaGCTTGGGCATAACactgcccaaaaaaaaaaaaacaacaaagaaaaaaatgtcgtttccttttcttgcttgttttaaatatttttctcattttataaattacaaaGTGAAAATTTTTGAGAGAGAGGGACCATTGTACTCTCAGATGTCAAgcagatttttctttctttatttattttttctgctAAGTGTCacccagattttttttttaatttgattgtaTCTGATGAGTACTTGTAGAAAGGACCACAGTTGAGATTCTCAGAAACTGATCAAAATGGTTGCAAAATGAAATACTGAATCCAGAAAGTAATCTCAGTCGAAGTCACTGTCTCTCTAGTAGATAAAAAAGAAGTGTTTGGATAGACATGCAGAACCAAATAAAAAGGGTTCTTGTATTCTTGTATGATCATGACTCCACCTTAAGCTTAAAGATAACAGAAAAGAGTTTGTTTATCTTTTGGGAGCCCTCTGGACAAGTCCCAATGGAAAATTTTGTGCATGGTTGGGAAGGTTTCACATCATAATTATAAGCTACTGCTgctgctcatatatatatatataggtagatTAGTAGAAGAAACAAACCAGAATGGGGTTGGGAGAGATGTTGACTGTGCAAGGGCACAGCTAGGGTTAGAGATGTTTCCTTCTCTTTGGGATGTGACCTGTCTCTAAGTCACCACCATACCCTAAAAAGCTTAGAATGAGTGATGTTGCTCTCTGCTACTGCTTGATGTTCATGTGTCCTGCGCTGCCCAATTTTCCTAATTAGTTTTGGATAAATGTCTGCAGCTAATTAAACTAGTTAATTAAATACTTGTTTAATTTTGGTTGGCAATTAACAGTTTCAAAATCTTTTGGCTTGCTTTCAGAAGTAGGACTGAAATTGCATGGCATTCAAACAGTGTGCATGCACCTCTTCGGGGTGGTTTAGGTCAAGATGGAAACGTTTCTATGGCATGTTTAATTTCCTGCCTTTGATGGgatcaaaacaatatatatgtCCAGAAAAATCTGAGGCAATTGCCAAAtctaattcaatatatatagaCATCTTCACAATGGGAACTTAGAAAAAACtcagaaaaataattttctatttttttcgttgtcattaTCTTTCAAATTAGTCAATCCTTTGATCAGAgttaaaaaagttttatttacGCTAATGTACTTCACTGGGGCTAAGGGCAGCCATGTGGAGAGAGAGGACTGGCTTAATGAATTAATTCAAAGGTAATCGTCACAAATCCGTGTAGTGCACGAATGATTTGTTCATGTGTGCACAAGCATAATTGCATGGGAGCTTCGTTAGAAGAATCTCACCTTAATTAATTTGctcataattaaattttaattgggAACATGGAATTCAGTGAAATGGCATGTATATGGTCATGTCATGTACCCAGTTTGCAGTGATATGTTGTTCCCTTCAACACCCAACTAATTACCCCTCTAATCGAGgggattatattatattatatatatatatatattgcctagATAAAAGAAAGGATTCCCATGTGAGAAGAAAATGCATTCATATTTAACACCATtagtttataattatttttaattaattatgttttggTGATTCATATTTAACCCTAATCTTTGCTTTTTAAATAATCTTCCACCGCTATGAATTATATATGTGAAGTTTATGCTCGACTGctcatatataattataaggTTACTAAGCATTAATTTAATTGactaaaactatatatatatatacaaaaattttattatatatgttaaataaataagaaattcttAAGTACTAGTACGAGTTACTCAAAAGGTAATTATGAATTCTCATCAtcaacaaaaggaaaaatagaataatgaattaataatttcatgAAAATGTATTACAATTTTGCTTTTTCACttgtatttaaaaatacatttatagtAAGATGATTAGAATAATCAAATGAAATTATACtgtaataattatacatatatataggtatacGAGAATAAGTGAACCAAAGCCCATGAAAAATGAAGTAGCATATGGTAGGGCATGCAactatatatgcatgtatatgtacacatatatatttaatgttaaaaatGGTGTGATCAAAGAAAGCTTACCCACATTGATTGTTCCCCCTTTTGGACCACAAGGGCTTTGGTTCCTTTAATCATGTCATACCCATTCTTTTTCACAAAAAACTCAGGTCATTTTAGTAAATTATTAATCACTTAATTATGACTGTTAACATGCTCTTGATCCAAGAAGATCAACATACATAGTGTTGCCACGTGCCAGCACGCTATTCCTTGGAACACGATAGGAAATATTCAGCCATTGGTATATATGCACATGAAgctgctctctctccctctcccccgTTACATTattgcgctctctctctctctctctctctctctctctttctctcttatttgTGATTGTTAAGGTAGAACAagttcaagaagaagaagaaagtggaGTTCCCATGGAAGTTTGCCGGAAAATGTCCAACTTGCTCGGCGAGACAACCGAGCTGAACCTGAAAGAGACCGAGCTGTGCCTTGGCTTGCCCGGCGGTGGCGGGGGAGCTGAAGCGGAGACTGTGAAGATCACCGGAAAGAGAGGCTTCTCCGAGACTGTCGATCTCAAACTCAACCTCCAATCCAATGAATCGGCTGTGGATCtgaaggagaagatgatgatgaacaCTCAGACCAACAAGGAGAAAAATCTCCTTCCCAGCTGCACCAAAGATCCCGCCAAGCCACCCGCcaagtaataattttattatttccaccttctttctttctgttaGGGTTTTAACTATCCATATTTGCAAAGATTGAACATCAAATCTAAatttttctcttccctttttcGGGGTTGTAGGGCACAGGTTGTGGGTTGGCCACCAGTGAGGTCATTCCGGAAGAACATAATGTCTCAGAAGAGCAGCCCAGAAGAGGCTGAGAAGGGCGGTACTAGCGCCGCGTTTGTGAAGGTTTCCATGGATGGCGCCCCTTACCTTCGCAAAGTCGACTTGAAAATGTACAAGAGCTACCAAGAGCTCGCCGATGCCTTGGCCAAGATGTTCAGTTCCTTCACCATGGGTATGcaaataacaacaaaacaaTATATCAACTCTTTACCTTTTCATtcatttctctatatatattacaattaCAATATTAGGAGAATATTGATTACTAAATGACATAAAAACTTTTGAGAACATGAAGTGGAACTTTGAATCATTTTGGTGATGCTATATACAGCCTAGCTTATGCTTGCTTAATTTgagtgattatatatatataattaaattattatatgattCCTCAACTTCTGATAATGGTTTTGCATAAATTTTAATGTGCAGGAAACTATGGGGCCCCAGGAATGATCGATTTTATGAATGAGAGGAAGTTGATGGATCTCTTGAACAGCTCTGAGTATGTGCCAACCTATGAAGATAAGGATGGAGACTGGATGCTGGTGGGGGATGTCCCATGGGAGTAAgtttcaattcattttcttataaattatgACCCTAAAACTGCAACTTGCTAGCTATATATATCTACAAATTCAGATataacaagaaagagaaaactTTACTCATCATGGCAGATCATATATAATTAAGCCATGGATTAAGTCAGAttaactaatttttgaaaaactagctaGTTCTATGTATGTTTTCAATATCTTAGGCCATGATAAGTGAAATTTATCCCACGACAAAAATCATTGACCTGGGTTTCGTTAACTTAATTAACACAGGATGTTTGTCGATTCATGCAAGCGCCTTCGCATAATGAAAGGATCTGAAGCAATCGGGCTTGGTAAGTTCCTTTTTCACGCACAAACATGTCTGTAACATTTACAATTTTGATCAACCACAGCAGCAAGGACACACGTATCAAGCCTTTATCTCACATATATAAGATTCTAGCTCGCTAGCTAGTAGTTATTTCTTTAGATGATCAAGCTTCTATCAATTATTTCTGCTTAATCctcaaaactgaaaaaataCTTTGAGGGTTAGATGGGGCAGGCGGCCATATACAATTGTAGCAAATGATATACTTAACCTAATGGTATTGGTTAATTACTAGCTAGCACTAGCTAAGAATAATCGAATCTTTTGTTCAGTAGAATAAATCAGTCGACATTAATTATTagattcatttatatatatattaattatctaATCAATGAAATGTCAATGCAATCACTTTGCAGCACCAAGAGCCATGGAGAAATGCAAGAGCAGGTGCTGAACTGCCAGGATTGCCCAAGATGGATCGAGCAAGCAGCTGGGTGTGTCTgtactttaatattttgatatatagtatatagatatatatcaAAGATCGATCTGGGGACATTTGTAATGGACAAGAAGCAATAAACTTAGTTGTTGTCTGGCTTGTTTATTACTAAATTCCCTTGCTTAATAATCCCCCCTTTTTGATGCTGTTGGTTGTTGTCCTTGTTGTCACAGTTGCTGCCGCTGCTGTTGTTGTTGTGGgttttattattaattcctTCAATTCTAATGCTAcgatcttttcttttctccctcCACCAGATTCTTCGTATCCTGTACTCCCCTTTGTTTATTCATCAATtcattgattatatatatatatcaccaattattaattttttttctgtctaattaataaattattaattaagaccCTTGAATCTAAGCGAGGGAGAGAGGGAACAAGACCATGTGCATGctgatgggggggggggggtgggggatTCATCGCGGCCATTGGTTAACATGACTTGTTTATATGTTCATCTGGCCATGGCTAGCAGCTAGCTAGCTATAGTGAATGTAGGGCTCCTTGAATACTAAATGACCATAATAAATGGGGTGTTGTTGGAGTTGTATAATGTGGCATGGTGGTTGGTTAGGGGCACATCCATGTGCCtttgtgttataaaattattaacatcAGGCCATACTATTTATTGGTCATTTTTATGGGATCACTAAcagtaaattaataattatcttgCTTCCAtgaattttctattaaatttaagGTTAGCGAAGATTAATGATTTTTCATGGAAATTTCATTGCTCTATATATGACTAACAATCTTGGTTAAGCTTAGGGTATATATATTCAACTTTTCATGTCAAGAAATGGCAAaagaatttctctctctctctctctctctctctctct is a window of Diospyros lotus cultivar Yz01 chromosome 10, ASM1463336v1, whole genome shotgun sequence DNA encoding:
- the LOC127810938 gene encoding auxin-responsive protein IAA14-like — encoded protein: MEVCRKMSNLLGETTELNLKETELCLGLPGGGGGAEAETVKITGKRGFSETVDLKLNLQSNESAVDLKEKMMMNTQTNKEKNLLPSCTKDPAKPPAKAQVVGWPPVRSFRKNIMSQKSSPEEAEKGGTSAAFVKVSMDGAPYLRKVDLKMYKSYQELADALAKMFSSFTMGNYGAPGMIDFMNERKLMDLLNSSEYVPTYEDKDGDWMLVGDVPWEMFVDSCKRLRIMKGSEAIGLAPRAMEKCKSRC